The following are encoded together in the Malaya genurostris strain Urasoe2022 chromosome 3, Malgen_1.1, whole genome shotgun sequence genome:
- the LOC131434884 gene encoding pyruvate dehydrogenase phosphatase regulatory subunit, mitochondrial: MFPIIKKSRFRSYYVTLRKKGICLLNGAIYGDELLIQRRQNVIARLLCSTTKQSTCGELWGEECQQYGLKFDSLSSTPPKNARVVICGGGIMGAAVAYQLADRGWGPHTVLIEKGRIGEGNPWHYSGLLGELKPSYSQVLLAQTSLELIKEFNRKGLPTGWKQTGSLNLARTRDRMTMFRRMKSQSVAWNVPCELVSPERCKELCPIIETEDLIGGLWIPNDGIGNPNAFCQSLVKESINKGVTVVEQCSVTKIVQEDWRVKAVETTNGTVECVYFVNCAGFWARQVGQLSEPYVKVPLHAAEHYYLHTKPIYELNSSIPVVRDLDGHIYFRENNGCLLAGGFENTAKPAYEDGDVPVSMTERELPSDWDHFHPLLDELLHRIPCLKDATLERLSNCPEAFSPDCKWIIGEAPEIQNYLVAAGMKTIGMSAAAGVGRAIADIITQGYSTVDLHELDISRFLGLHNNRKFLRDRVREVPGLHYDLNYPFHEFRTGRNLRMSPIFPALKEAGAVFSQVMGYERPAWFDKNDSVDEKGIPKFRIATTKGFGKPHWFDNVQSEYDACREKIGLSDYSTFTKIDMWSKRREVVDLLQELCSNDIDQPVGSIVHTGMHNRHGGYENDCSLARLSENHYMMIAPTVQQARCKAWIERHLPPGGRVSVSDVTSMYTAICVMGPFTRIMLSELTDTDLSPKNFPFFTCKELDVGLANGIRALNLTHTGELGYVLYIPNEFALHVYTKLMEAGQKYGIKHCGYYAMRTLRVEKFFAFWGQDLDTFTTPLECGRMWRVKFDKPVHFIGRDALLRQRDEGVRRMYIQLLINDHDPDIDLWSWGGEPIYRNGAYCGQTTTTAYGFTFKKQICLGFVKHLDNNGNPLPVTNDFVLNGDYEVEIAGIRYPAKANLHSPNLPTKYPDQEREAYKATRDKSDDSSLLALRKR; the protein is encoded by the exons atgtttccaattattaaaaaatctcgTTTTCGAAGCTATTATGTGACTTTACGAAAAAAAGGTATTTGTTTGCTGAATGGTGCAATATACGGTGATGAGCTGCTGATTCAGCGACGACAGAATGTAATTGCGCGTTTGCTGTGTTCTACTACTAAACAGTCAACCTGTGGAGAACTCTGGGGCGAAGAATGCCAACAGTATGGACTGAAATTCGATTCCCTCAGTAGTACACCGCCAAAAAATGCTCGGGTGGTGATTTGCGGTGGTGGAATAATGGGTGCCGCTGTAGCTTATCAGTTGGCGGATCGCGGATGGGGCCCACATACGGTGCTGATCGAAAAAGGACGGATTGGCGAAGGTAATCCATGGCATTACAGTGGATTGCTGGGTGAGCTTAAACCATCATATTCACAAGTGCTGTTGGCTCAAACTTCGCTGGAATTAATTAAGGAGTTTAATAGGAAAGGTCTTCCTACTGGTTGGAAGCAAACTGGCTCACTAAACCTAGCAAGAACTCGAGATCGTATGACGATGTTTAGACGAATGAAATCACAGAGTGT GGCATGGAATGTGCCATGTGAGCTTGTTTCACCAGAACGATGCAAAGAGCTCTGTCCGATAATAGAAACTGAAGATTTGATTGGGGGGCTTTGGATTCCGAATGATGGCATTGGTAATCCTAATGCATTTTGCCAAAGTCTTGTGAAGGAATCAATAAATAAAGGTGTCACCGTGGTGGAACAATGTTCTGTCACAAAAATTGTTCAAGAAGACTGGAGAGTGAAGGCAGTCGAAACAACTAATGGAACGGTTGAGTGCGTCTATTTTGTTAACTGCGCGGGTTTTTGGGCCCGTCAAGTTGGTCAGTTGTCCGAACCATACGTGAAAGTACCTCTACATGCTGCCGAACATTATTACTTGCACACGAAACCGATTTACGAACTTAACTCCAGCATTCCGGTAGTTCGAGATCTTGATGGTCACATATATTTTCGGGAGAATAACGGCTGTTTACTTGCTGGTGGATTCGAAAATACTGCTAAACCAGCGTATGAAGATGGTGATGTCCCAGTTTCTATGACTGAACGAGAGCTTCCTTCCGACTGGGATCACTTTCATCCATTGTTGGACGAGTTGCTACACAGAATTCCCTGCTTGAAGGACGCGACGCTTGAACGGTTGTCCAACTGTCCCGAAGCTTTTTCGCCGGATTGCAAATGGATTATTGGAGAGGCTCCTGAG attcaaaattatttagtcGCTGCAGGAATGAAAACTATTGGAATGTCTGCTGCTGCTGGAGTTGGCAGAGCAATCGCTGACATAATCACGCAAG GCTATTCAACAGTGGATCTACACGAGCTGGATATTTCACGGTTTCTTGGTTTGCACAATAATCGAAAATTCCTGCGAGATCGAGTACGCGAGGTCCCTGGTCTGCATTATGATCTGAACTATCCATTTCACGAGTTCCGTACGGGTCGAAATTTGCGTATGTCACCAATTTTTCCTGCTCTGAAAGAAGCCGGTGCTGTGTTTAGTCAGGTAATGGGTTACGAACGACCAGCCTGGTTCGATAAAAATGATTCTGTGGATGAGAAGGGAATACCGAAGTTTAGAATTGCAACCACCAAAGGATTTGGTAAGCCACATTGGTTCGACAATGTTCAAAGTGAGTATGACGCATGTCGAGAGAAAATAGGATTGAGTGATTATAGCACCTTCACGAAGATTGATATGTGGTCGAAAAGGCGGGAAGTAGTAGATTTGCTCCAAGAGTTGTGCTCAAATGATATTGATCAACCGGTCGGGTCTATTGTGCATACCGGGATGCACAATCGACATGGCGGTTACGAGAACGATTGCTCACTTGCGAGACTGTCTGAAAATCA TTACATGATGATTGCACCGACGGTTCAGCAGGCACGTTGTAAAGCTTGGATTGAGCGCCATTTACCTCCAGGGGGTAGAGTAAGTGTATCGGATGTGACATCAATGTATACTGCCATCTGCGTTATGGGTCCTTTCACTCGAATAATGCTATCGGAATTGACCGACACTGATCTGTCGCCAAAGAATTTCCCTTTCTTTACAtgcaaa GAACTTGACGTGGGTCTTGCCAATGGTATCCGGGCACTGAATTTGACACACACTGGTGAGTTGGGTTATGTTTTGTATATACCAAACGAATTTGCCTTGCACGTGTACACCAAACTGATGGAAGCCGGCCAAAAGTACGGAATCAAGCATTGTGGATACTATGCGATGCGAACATTGCGTGTTGAAAAGTTCTTTGCGTTCTGGGGACAAGATCTGGATACGTTTACTACTCCCTTGGAGTGCGGCCGAATGTGGCGTGTAAAATTCGAT AAACCCGTCCATTTTATTGGTAGAGATGCATTGCTAAGACAACGGGACGAAGGGGTTCGTCGAATGTATATACAGCTGTTAATCAACGATCACGATCCAGATATAGATCTGTGGAGTTGGGGCGGTGAACCGATATACAGGAACGGCGCCTATTGTGGACAAACAACAACCACAGCCTATGGGTTCACGTTTAAGAAACAG ATATGCCTGGGATTCGTAAAGCATCTTGACAACAATGGTAATCCATTGCCGGTGACAAATGATTTCGTGCTCAATGGTGACTATGAAGTAGAAATCGCCGGAATTCGCTACCCGGCCAAAGCCAACTTGCATTCGCCCAATCTACCCACAAAGTATCCAGATCAGGAACGCGAAGCGTACAAGGCAACGAGAGACAAATCGGACGACAGCAGTTTGCTCGCCTTACGGAAGAGGTAA